One Candidatus Binatia bacterium DNA segment encodes these proteins:
- the dnaE gene encoding DNA polymerase III subunit alpha encodes MGFVHLHLHTQYSLLDGANKVSELIPKISQLGMPAVAMTDHGNMFGAVDFYSAAEAAGIQPIIGCEAYVAPKSRFDKSQARSDDPETAGNYHLVLLSMNEKGYRNLCKLVSSAYKEGFYYKPRIDRELLEEFNEGLLCLSGCLGSEVNQAIQRGDVGQARRVASEFATIFDKERYYIEVQDNHLAEQEVSNRELFSIAKELGLPLVATNDCHYLGADDAEAHEALLCIQTGKTLDDPNRWKFGTDQLFVKSPEQMRAAFPQYPEAIDNTLNLAKRCDFKMSFGQYEFPDYALPEGVSLEAQLREESRTGLDQRLAVLRKDSSWDESKVKAYDDRLEVELGVIENMGFPGYFLIVADFIQWSKRNGIPVGPGRGSAAGSVVAWAMQITDIDPIVHGLLFERFLNPERKSMPDIDVDFCYERRDEVLQYVREKYGEDRVAQIITFGTLKGKAALKDVGRVLEFGYGETDKMAKLYPAARQGRDVPLRRALETESRLADIRAKGPREEKLFAYALRLEGLMRHASKHAAGVVIGAKPLVESVPLCVDKEGVVLTQYQGTDVEKVGLIKFDFLGLKTLTMIQDAVNRIRDGKGVKIDLANLPLDDKKTYRLLGRGETVGIFQMESSGMAGLVKRLRPTCFADIVALNALYRPGPLESGIVDNFIDRKHGREVTVYPHPLLEPVLKETYGVMVYQEQVMQAARVLAGYSLGDADNLRRAMGKKKLEVMAKERSRFSEGAAKNNLDEKRAGDIFDTIEKFAGYGFNKSHAAAYALISFQTAYLKAHYPEEFIAALMTLEMGDADKTHKNIAEARAQKIPILPPDVNESRENFTVTGEKIRFGLGAVKGVGAKAIQAILAERDENGPFDGLDHLVCRITSTHLNRRVLESLVKCGAFDSTGVDRASLLANVEDLIRWAALAAANINQGNLFVGGGKGGRETYTYQRVDPWGAEELLRQEKETLGFFITGHPLDRYRRQLKKLITCTTMGLQGQPAQQKVTLAGVVQGLRLKNSKKGDRYATFFFEDLEGIVEVIAWPEVYRRNEALLASSEPLSMTGKLDIGDDRCQIIADQFVRLDEARARAIRELKILIDGSQFTRADLERLGQTLARYPGNCPTYLHVKREAFETRISLEKHGVATNHELIAALAERLTGVEARFVS; translated from the coding sequence GTGGGGTTCGTACATCTCCATCTGCACACGCAGTACTCGCTGCTCGACGGCGCCAATAAAGTATCGGAGCTGATTCCGAAGATCTCTCAACTGGGCATGCCCGCGGTCGCGATGACCGACCACGGCAACATGTTCGGTGCGGTGGACTTCTACAGCGCGGCCGAGGCGGCCGGCATTCAGCCGATCATAGGGTGCGAGGCATACGTCGCGCCGAAGAGCCGCTTCGATAAGAGCCAGGCCCGCAGCGACGATCCGGAAACAGCCGGGAACTACCATCTCGTTCTGCTCTCTATGAACGAGAAGGGCTACCGAAATCTCTGCAAGCTCGTCTCGAGCGCGTACAAAGAGGGCTTCTACTACAAGCCTCGGATCGATCGTGAGCTGCTGGAGGAGTTCAACGAAGGGCTGCTCTGCCTGTCCGGCTGTCTTGGCAGCGAGGTCAACCAGGCCATCCAGCGCGGCGACGTCGGCCAGGCCCGGCGAGTGGCCAGCGAGTTCGCCACGATCTTCGACAAAGAGCGCTACTACATCGAAGTTCAGGACAACCACCTCGCCGAGCAGGAGGTCTCTAACCGCGAACTCTTCTCCATCGCGAAGGAACTCGGCCTGCCCCTCGTCGCGACAAACGATTGTCACTATCTCGGCGCGGACGATGCCGAGGCGCACGAGGCGCTGCTCTGCATCCAGACCGGCAAGACGCTGGACGATCCCAACCGGTGGAAGTTCGGCACGGATCAGCTGTTCGTGAAGTCTCCCGAGCAGATGCGCGCCGCGTTTCCCCAGTACCCGGAAGCCATCGACAACACGCTGAACCTGGCGAAGCGTTGCGACTTCAAGATGAGCTTCGGGCAGTACGAGTTCCCGGACTACGCCCTACCCGAAGGCGTGAGCCTCGAAGCTCAGCTCCGAGAGGAAAGCCGTACGGGTCTCGACCAGCGCCTCGCCGTGCTCCGCAAGGATTCCAGCTGGGACGAGTCGAAGGTCAAAGCCTACGACGACCGCTTGGAAGTAGAGCTCGGTGTCATCGAGAACATGGGCTTTCCCGGGTACTTCCTGATCGTTGCGGACTTCATTCAGTGGTCCAAGCGCAACGGCATTCCGGTCGGCCCGGGACGCGGCTCGGCCGCGGGTAGCGTCGTCGCGTGGGCGATGCAGATCACCGACATCGACCCGATCGTTCACGGGCTGCTCTTCGAGCGCTTCCTCAACCCCGAACGGAAGTCGATGCCCGATATCGACGTCGACTTTTGTTACGAGCGGCGCGACGAAGTCCTGCAGTACGTTCGCGAGAAGTATGGTGAAGACCGCGTCGCACAGATCATCACCTTCGGAACTCTGAAGGGGAAGGCCGCGCTCAAGGACGTGGGTCGCGTGCTTGAGTTCGGCTACGGCGAGACCGACAAGATGGCCAAGCTGTACCCGGCGGCCCGACAGGGCCGGGACGTGCCGCTCAGGCGGGCGTTGGAGACCGAGTCCCGCCTGGCCGACATCCGCGCGAAAGGGCCGCGAGAAGAAAAACTCTTCGCGTACGCGCTCCGCCTCGAAGGCCTGATGCGTCACGCCTCGAAGCACGCCGCCGGCGTAGTGATCGGCGCGAAGCCGCTCGTGGAGTCGGTCCCTCTGTGCGTCGACAAGGAAGGCGTCGTTCTCACGCAATACCAGGGGACCGATGTCGAGAAGGTCGGCCTCATCAAGTTCGACTTCCTGGGCCTGAAGACGCTCACCATGATCCAGGACGCCGTGAACCGGATCCGCGACGGCAAGGGCGTCAAGATCGACCTGGCGAACCTCCCGCTCGACGACAAGAAAACCTACCGCCTCCTCGGCCGCGGCGAGACCGTCGGCATCTTCCAGATGGAATCGAGCGGCATGGCGGGGCTCGTAAAGCGCCTCAGGCCCACGTGTTTCGCAGACATCGTCGCCTTGAACGCCCTGTATCGTCCCGGGCCTCTCGAGTCCGGCATCGTCGACAACTTCATCGATCGCAAACACGGTCGTGAGGTCACGGTCTATCCGCACCCACTCCTGGAGCCGGTACTGAAAGAGACGTACGGCGTCATGGTCTACCAGGAGCAGGTCATGCAGGCGGCGCGCGTGCTCGCCGGCTACAGCCTGGGCGATGCCGACAACCTCCGCCGCGCCATGGGCAAGAAGAAACTCGAGGTGATGGCGAAGGAGCGCAGCCGCTTTAGTGAGGGCGCCGCCAAGAACAACCTCGACGAGAAGCGGGCCGGCGACATCTTCGACACGATCGAGAAGTTCGCCGGGTACGGGTTCAACAAGTCGCATGCAGCCGCGTACGCGCTGATCTCGTTCCAGACGGCGTACCTAAAGGCGCACTACCCCGAGGAGTTCATCGCGGCGCTCATGACGCTCGAGATGGGCGACGCCGACAAGACCCACAAGAACATCGCAGAGGCGCGTGCTCAGAAGATCCCGATCCTCCCGCCGGATGTGAACGAGAGCCGCGAGAACTTCACCGTCACCGGCGAGAAGATCCGCTTCGGCCTCGGCGCCGTGAAGGGCGTCGGCGCGAAGGCGATTCAGGCGATCCTCGCAGAGCGCGACGAGAACGGTCCCTTCGACGGCCTCGATCACCTAGTGTGCCGCATTACGTCGACGCATCTGAATCGCCGCGTGCTGGAGAGCCTCGTGAAGTGCGGCGCGTTCGACAGCACCGGCGTCGACCGCGCCAGTCTGCTCGCGAACGTGGAGGACCTGATCCGTTGGGCGGCCCTGGCGGCGGCCAACATCAACCAGGGCAATCTCTTCGTCGGCGGCGGGAAGGGAGGGCGCGAGACCTACACCTACCAACGCGTCGACCCGTGGGGTGCCGAAGAACTCCTGAGACAGGAGAAGGAGACTCTCGGGTTCTTCATCACCGGGCATCCCCTCGATCGCTACCGCCGGCAGCTGAAGAAGCTCATTACCTGCACGACGATGGGCCTCCAGGGGCAACCGGCCCAGCAGAAGGTGACGCTCGCCGGTGTCGTCCAGGGCCTGCGACTAAAGAACAGCAAGAAGGGCGACCGCTACGCGACGTTCTTCTTCGAGGACCTCGAGGGGATCGTCGAGGTGATCGCCTGGCCGGAGGTCTATCGGCGCAACGAGGCGCTCCTCGCTAGCAGCGAGCCGCTCTCGATGACGGGGAAGCTCGACATCGGCGACGACCGCTGCCAGATCATCGCAGACCAGTTCGTGCGCCTCGACGAGGCAAGGGCCCGCGCGATCCGAGAGCTCAAGATTCTCATCGACGGGAGCCAGTTCACCCGGGCGGACCTCGAACGCCTCGGTCAGACCCTGGCACGGTACCCCGGGAACTGCCCCACGTACCTCCACGTGAAGCGCGAGGCCTTCGAAACCCGGATTTCACTCGAGAAGCACGGCGTGGCAACCAACCATGAACTGATCGCGGCCCTGGCCGAGCGTCTCACAGGCGTGGAAGCAAGATTCGTCTCCTGA
- a CDS encoding outer membrane lipoprotein-sorting protein has product MRHAYRRAAAAGLFALLWVSPTAQAEEGASALAKARTLARTERSWKDRSQVLALRIVDERGNERLRKMKMFTRREPDGAEKSLGVFLEPPEVRGTAFLQHIPKAGPSTQWLYLPELGRVRQISARARRKSFMGTDFSYDDLEILENVLLWTDADATASPLETPAEKKRPGRVWFNLRLQGDDPSYDRLAVELSEPDLLLRSMEMYVAGDAPTKILTFEDIRDVGGIPSAFRLELRQPEPGTHTTVDISDVEYDGGIDDVVFTKRALGRGLDHVD; this is encoded by the coding sequence ATGAGGCACGCGTATCGCCGGGCCGCCGCGGCGGGGCTCTTCGCACTGCTCTGGGTCTCACCGACGGCTCAGGCCGAGGAGGGGGCCTCGGCTCTGGCGAAGGCCCGGACCCTCGCGCGAACGGAGCGGTCCTGGAAGGACCGCAGTCAGGTGCTGGCGCTCAGGATCGTCGACGAGCGCGGCAACGAACGCCTGCGGAAGATGAAGATGTTCACACGGCGTGAGCCAGACGGGGCCGAGAAGAGTCTCGGCGTCTTCCTCGAACCTCCGGAGGTCCGCGGGACGGCCTTTTTGCAGCACATTCCGAAGGCGGGCCCCTCGACGCAGTGGCTCTACCTCCCCGAGCTCGGACGGGTTCGGCAGATCAGCGCCCGCGCTCGCCGCAAGAGCTTCATGGGCACGGACTTCTCGTACGACGACCTGGAGATCCTCGAGAACGTCCTCCTGTGGACTGACGCCGACGCCACAGCTTCCCCGCTCGAGACCCCGGCCGAGAAGAAGCGACCCGGTCGTGTGTGGTTCAACCTGCGCCTGCAGGGCGACGATCCCAGCTACGACCGCCTGGCGGTCGAACTCTCGGAACCAGATCTGCTGCTCCGCTCGATGGAGATGTACGTGGCTGGCGATGCGCCGACCAAGATCCTGACATTCGAGGACATTAGGGACGTAGGCGGAATTCCGTCCGCGTTCCGTCTCGAGCTGCGCCAGCCCGAGCCCGGTACGCACACGACCGTCGACATCTCCGATGTCGAGTACGATGGTGGAATCGACGACGTCGTGTTCACCAAGCGCGCGCTCGGGCGCGGCCTCGATCATGTCGACTGA
- a CDS encoding CDP-alcohol phosphatidyltransferase family protein: MLNALNVPNALTMLRIAAIPAILIALDSGSFGLAFFLFFAAGVTDGLDGFIARYTDTRTELGAYLDPLADKGLVITLLVKLSLVGVVPFWVLTIILTRDIVCLTGYLTLFFVTGETIAIEPSRTGKWATFFQIGGLGVCLFLLWYPGFPVPWLGEVLLAVAAALTALAGGQYVWRGLTWYQARPA, translated from the coding sequence ATGCTCAACGCCCTGAACGTCCCGAACGCGCTCACGATGCTTCGGATCGCCGCGATCCCGGCGATCCTGATCGCGCTCGACTCCGGGAGCTTCGGACTGGCGTTCTTCCTGTTCTTCGCAGCGGGCGTGACCGATGGCCTGGACGGCTTCATCGCGCGTTACACAGATACGCGCACGGAACTCGGTGCGTACCTGGATCCGCTCGCCGACAAGGGGCTCGTCATCACGCTTCTGGTGAAGCTCTCGCTCGTCGGTGTGGTTCCGTTCTGGGTCCTCACGATCATTCTGACGCGCGACATCGTGTGCCTGACGGGCTACCTGACGCTGTTCTTCGTCACCGGCGAAACGATCGCGATCGAGCCAAGCCGGACCGGCAAGTGGGCGACCTTCTTCCAGATCGGCGGCCTGGGCGTCTGCCTCTTCCTCTTGTGGTATCCCGGCTTCCCGGTTCCCTGGCTCGGCGAGGTCCTGCTAGCGGTCGCCGCGGCCCTGACGGCCCTCGCCGGCGGTCAGTACGTCTGGCGTGGCCTGACCTGGTACCAGGCGCGGCCCGCATGA
- a CDS encoding NRDE family protein encodes MCTLAVYTDAWSDLPLVVAANRDEFFDRPAVPPEILGDGAAFGGRDLCAGGTWLAVGRSGLVVGVLNRRSEKAPDPSCLSRGTLCVALAETASLPEALALLRVQNPEEYNPFNLLIADQHHAHVAQNRGGKITIEQLTPGLHLLTNLDLNDIECERISRSTHRFAELVPLHAARPDRAKLVDELHLILADHQIALDDRKPTDQLCIHTPTYGTRSSSLVLMDDVGALSFLYAHGPPCRTAYGRVELPWTATSSAG; translated from the coding sequence GTGTGCACGCTCGCGGTCTATACGGACGCCTGGAGTGACCTCCCACTGGTGGTCGCGGCGAATCGGGACGAGTTCTTCGACCGGCCGGCCGTCCCGCCGGAGATCCTGGGGGACGGCGCCGCCTTCGGGGGGCGCGATCTTTGCGCCGGGGGGACCTGGCTCGCCGTGGGCCGCAGTGGGCTCGTCGTGGGCGTTCTCAATCGCCGATCGGAGAAGGCGCCGGATCCTTCCTGCCTCTCGCGGGGCACACTCTGCGTTGCGCTCGCCGAGACGGCGTCGTTGCCCGAGGCGCTGGCTCTCCTCCGCGTGCAGAATCCCGAGGAATACAACCCGTTCAACCTCTTGATCGCCGATCAACACCACGCCCACGTCGCGCAAAACCGGGGCGGCAAGATTACGATCGAGCAGCTGACACCCGGACTGCACCTGCTCACGAATCTCGACCTGAACGACATCGAGTGTGAGCGTATTTCGCGGTCGACGCACCGCTTTGCCGAGCTAGTACCGCTGCACGCGGCACGCCCGGATCGCGCGAAGCTGGTCGACGAACTCCATCTCATCCTCGCGGACCACCAGATCGCCCTCGACGACCGCAAGCCGACCGACCAGCTTTGCATCCACACGCCGACCTACGGGACACGGTCGTCGAGCCTGGTCTTGATGGACGACGTGGGCGCCCTCTCCTTCCTGTACGCGCACGGCCCGCCCTGTCGTACCGCTTACGGGCGGGTCGAACTGCCGTGGACCGCTACTTCTTCAGCCGGCTGA
- the hflX gene encoding GTPase HflX: protein MSRKGPIEVERTTERALLVGLETRASEALHPIDESLAELGRLCETAGAVVVGSTTQRRNMPDVRTFIGSGKVAEIREMVQELCVDLLVFDDPLTPAQQRNLERVVDPRTFGDPTVRIIDRSQIILDIFAQRAQSIEGKLQVELAQLEYLLPRLTRHWTHLSRQQGGGVGTRGPGETQLEVDRRRLRERVAMLRRRLREVARTRDLHRKERAEVPFPTIALVGYTNAGKSTLMNALTGADVLIDDKLFATLDPTVRRLELKRAGTALLSDTVGFIHKLPHQLVEAFKSTLEEVRTADLLLHVVDGSNPEREVHRRVVDEVLEEIDVPDAPTVLVWNKADRLSEADRAGVAHEVERTGGVLASAQTGDGLPDVLAAIDTHLAKRAQQVEFWIPFGRGEILARVHREGRVLERQDEETGTRVTALVTHKLAGQIEKQLGDVVCSTP, encoded by the coding sequence ATGAGTCGAAAAGGGCCGATCGAGGTAGAAAGAACGACGGAGCGCGCGCTGCTCGTCGGGCTCGAGACCCGGGCCAGCGAGGCTCTGCACCCGATCGACGAGTCCCTAGCCGAGCTCGGGCGCCTCTGTGAGACCGCCGGAGCCGTCGTCGTCGGCTCCACGACACAGCGGCGCAACATGCCCGACGTGCGGACCTTCATCGGGTCGGGCAAGGTCGCCGAGATCCGGGAGATGGTGCAGGAGCTCTGCGTCGACCTCTTGGTCTTCGACGACCCGCTCACTCCAGCCCAACAGCGCAACCTAGAGCGCGTCGTGGATCCGCGCACCTTCGGCGACCCGACCGTGCGGATCATCGACCGAAGTCAGATCATCCTCGACATCTTCGCGCAGCGCGCTCAGAGCATCGAGGGAAAACTGCAGGTCGAACTCGCGCAGCTCGAGTACCTCTTGCCGCGACTCACGCGGCACTGGACCCACTTGTCGCGCCAGCAGGGCGGCGGTGTCGGCACGCGTGGTCCCGGTGAGACGCAACTCGAGGTCGACCGCCGACGGCTCCGCGAACGTGTCGCGATGCTGCGCCGGCGACTTCGCGAGGTCGCGCGCACGCGAGACCTGCACCGCAAGGAGCGCGCGGAGGTCCCGTTCCCGACGATCGCCCTCGTCGGCTACACCAACGCCGGCAAGTCCACGCTGATGAACGCCCTGACGGGCGCGGATGTTCTGATCGACGACAAGCTCTTTGCCACTCTCGACCCGACGGTCCGACGTCTTGAACTCAAGCGAGCCGGTACGGCGCTTCTGAGCGACACCGTCGGGTTCATTCACAAGCTCCCCCACCAACTCGTCGAGGCGTTCAAGAGCACGCTCGAGGAGGTGCGCACGGCGGATCTTCTGCTCCACGTCGTCGACGGTTCGAATCCCGAGCGGGAGGTGCACCGCCGCGTCGTCGATGAGGTTCTCGAGGAGATCGACGTGCCCGACGCACCGACCGTGCTCGTGTGGAACAAGGCGGACCGACTCAGCGAGGCAGACCGTGCCGGAGTCGCCCACGAGGTCGAGCGAACCGGTGGAGTCCTCGCGTCGGCTCAAACCGGGGACGGGCTCCCAGACGTTCTCGCGGCGATCGATACGCACCTCGCCAAACGCGCGCAGCAGGTCGAGTTCTGGATCCCCTTCGGACGGGGAGAGATCCTCGCACGCGTTCACCGCGAAGGTAGGGTCCTCGAGCGCCAAGACGAGGAGACCGGCACGCGCGTTACCGCCCTGGTGACCCACAAACTCGCCGGCCAGATCGAGAAACAGCTTGGGGACGTTGTATGCTCAACGCCCTGA
- the guaB gene encoding IMP dehydrogenase, whose protein sequence is MEQHRLGEGLTFDDILLVPASSEILPRTTDLSARLTRRISLQIPLISAAMDTVTESRTAIAIAQEGGIGVVHKNLTVEAQAAQVGRVKKFESGMVADPLTVSPTQTLSEALGLMQRSHISGLPVTENGRLVGILTNRDLRFERRLERTVGEVMTHRNLVTAPPGVTLDEATLKLHEHRIEKLLVVEEDLRLVGLITVKDIEKAKQFPHACRDDRGRLRVGAAVGVGADWQERAEALIEAGADIICVDTAHGHSKNVLETVRALKKSHPDLDVLAGNVGTGDGVRALIDAGADAVKVGMGVGSICTTRIISGVGMPQVTAIVDAAKVARDANIPIVADGGIRFSGDVVKSLACGADAVMIGSLFAGTEESPGETILYQGRTYKMYRGMGSIEAMRAGSKDRYFQDDEEDAIKLVPEGIEGRVPYKGSLSSNIHQLVGGVRAGMGYMGVPTLDQLRAEAKYIRISEAGHRESHVHDVVVAKEAPNYRLG, encoded by the coding sequence ATGGAGCAGCACCGCCTCGGCGAAGGTCTGACCTTCGACGACATCCTTCTCGTCCCCGCTTCGTCTGAGATTCTTCCCCGGACGACGGATCTCTCCGCGCGCCTGACGCGCCGAATCTCCCTCCAGATCCCCTTGATCAGCGCGGCGATGGACACGGTCACCGAGTCTCGCACCGCCATCGCGATCGCCCAGGAGGGCGGCATTGGTGTCGTGCACAAGAACCTCACCGTCGAAGCGCAGGCCGCGCAGGTCGGGCGCGTGAAGAAGTTCGAGAGCGGCATGGTCGCCGACCCACTCACGGTGTCGCCCACGCAGACGCTCTCCGAAGCGCTCGGGCTCATGCAGCGCTCGCACATCTCAGGCCTGCCCGTCACGGAGAACGGCCGCCTCGTCGGGATCCTGACGAACCGGGACCTCCGGTTCGAACGCCGCCTCGAGCGCACCGTCGGCGAGGTGATGACCCACCGCAACCTGGTCACCGCCCCTCCTGGGGTCACTCTCGACGAGGCCACGCTCAAGCTGCACGAGCACCGCATCGAGAAGCTCCTCGTCGTCGAGGAGGACCTGCGTCTCGTCGGGCTCATCACGGTGAAGGACATCGAGAAGGCCAAGCAATTCCCCCACGCATGCCGTGACGACCGTGGCCGCCTTCGGGTCGGAGCCGCGGTCGGGGTCGGCGCCGACTGGCAGGAACGCGCGGAGGCCCTCATCGAGGCCGGCGCCGACATCATCTGCGTCGATACGGCGCACGGGCATTCCAAGAACGTGCTCGAGACCGTTCGTGCTCTGAAGAAGAGCCATCCGGATCTCGACGTTCTCGCCGGCAACGTCGGCACGGGCGACGGCGTCCGGGCTCTCATCGACGCCGGCGCGGACGCCGTGAAGGTCGGGATGGGCGTCGGCTCCATCTGCACGACCCGGATCATCTCCGGCGTCGGCATGCCCCAGGTCACGGCCATCGTCGATGCAGCCAAGGTCGCGCGCGACGCGAACATTCCGATCGTCGCGGACGGCGGGATCCGCTTTTCCGGCGACGTCGTGAAGTCGCTCGCTTGCGGAGCGGACGCGGTCATGATCGGAAGCTTGTTCGCGGGCACTGAGGAGAGTCCCGGAGAGACGATTTTGTATCAGGGGCGAACCTACAAGATGTACCGCGGCATGGGATCGATCGAAGCCATGCGCGCCGGCAGCAAAGACCGTTACTTCCAGGACGACGAAGAAGACGCGATCAAGCTCGTGCCCGAAGGCATCGAGGGCCGCGTTCCGTACAAGGGTTCGCTGTCGTCCAACATTCACCAGCTGGTCGGCGGCGTACGAGCCGGCATGGGCTACATGGGGGTTCCGACCCTCGACCAGCTCCGTGCCGAAGCCAAGTACATCCGCATCAGCGAAGCAGGCCACCGCGAGAGTCACGTTCACGACGTGGTCGTCGCGAAAGAGGCTCCCAATTACCGCCTGGGTTGA
- the guaA gene encoding glutamine-hydrolyzing GMP synthase: MILVVDFGSQYTQLIARRIRESNVYCEILPCTVSVEEVRERAPTGIVLSGGPASVYVESAPRLASGILDLGVPVLGICYGMAILNVNAGADVARAERGEFGRTAIEILDDTDLFKGFDVGSETSVWMSHGDRMESLPEGWDVLAKSSNAPIQAFRDPTGRLFGLQFHPEVVHSERGAQILGNFVLGVCGAKADWTPDSFIDSTIQGLREKVAEGRVICGLSGGVDSTVAAALLHRAIGDRLTCIFVDNGLLRAGDREMVETSLAHLGLDIRTIDATDRFFEALDEVLDPELKRKRIGNLFIEVFDEAAATLDDVRYLAQGTLYPDVIESVSVRGPSATIKSHHNVGGLPEHMKLKLVEPLRELFKDEVRAVGRELGLDEELVSREPFPGPGLAVRIVGAVTRERVALLRDADAIVREELKGRPDAKNLWQGFAVLLPIQTVGVQGDERTYDQVIAVRAVESLDGMTADWARLSHDTLEVLGRRIPNEVKGINRVVYDVSSKPPATIEWE; the protein is encoded by the coding sequence GTGATTCTCGTCGTCGATTTTGGAAGCCAGTACACTCAACTCATCGCTCGCCGAATCCGCGAGTCGAACGTCTACTGCGAGATCCTGCCGTGCACGGTCTCCGTCGAGGAAGTGCGCGAACGCGCCCCGACTGGCATCGTGCTGTCGGGCGGCCCGGCGAGCGTCTACGTGGAATCCGCGCCACGGCTCGCGAGTGGTATTCTCGACCTTGGCGTTCCCGTGCTCGGCATTTGCTACGGGATGGCCATCCTCAACGTGAACGCCGGAGCCGACGTCGCGCGCGCGGAACGGGGCGAGTTCGGGCGCACCGCGATCGAGATCCTCGACGACACCGACCTCTTCAAGGGCTTCGACGTCGGCAGCGAGACCTCCGTCTGGATGTCCCACGGCGACCGGATGGAGTCGCTGCCCGAGGGCTGGGACGTCCTCGCGAAGAGTTCCAATGCTCCGATCCAGGCGTTCCGCGATCCGACGGGCCGTCTGTTCGGGCTCCAGTTCCACCCGGAGGTCGTTCACTCCGAGAGGGGCGCGCAGATCCTCGGGAACTTCGTCCTCGGCGTCTGCGGTGCAAAGGCGGACTGGACGCCGGACTCCTTCATCGATTCCACGATCCAGGGCCTGCGAGAGAAGGTCGCCGAGGGGCGCGTGATCTGCGGCCTGTCCGGCGGAGTCGACTCCACTGTGGCTGCCGCACTCCTGCACCGCGCGATCGGTGATCGGCTCACGTGCATCTTCGTCGATAACGGACTTCTGCGCGCAGGCGACCGCGAGATGGTGGAGACGTCGCTCGCGCACCTAGGGCTCGACATTCGAACCATCGACGCCACGGACCGGTTCTTCGAGGCGCTCGACGAGGTCCTCGACCCCGAGCTCAAGCGCAAGCGCATCGGCAACCTCTTCATCGAGGTCTTCGACGAGGCTGCGGCGACCCTCGACGACGTCCGCTATCTCGCGCAGGGGACGCTCTATCCCGACGTCATCGAGTCCGTGTCCGTGCGTGGACCCTCGGCAACGATCAAGTCACATCACAACGTCGGCGGACTCCCCGAGCACATGAAGCTCAAGCTGGTCGAGCCTCTCCGCGAGCTGTTCAAAGATGAGGTCCGCGCGGTCGGGCGCGAGCTCGGCCTCGATGAGGAACTCGTATCGCGCGAGCCGTTCCCGGGGCCGGGACTGGCAGTTCGAATTGTAGGGGCCGTCACCCGCGAGCGCGTGGCGCTCCTGCGGGATGCCGACGCCATCGTCCGCGAGGAGCTGAAGGGGCGCCCGGACGCGAAGAACCTATGGCAGGGCTTCGCCGTGCTCCTGCCCATCCAGACCGTCGGCGTGCAGGGCGACGAGCGGACGTACGACCAGGTGATCGCGGTCCGCGCCGTCGAAAGCCTCGACGGGATGACCGCGGATTGGGCGCGACTTTCGCACGATACTCTCGAGGTGTTGGGCCGCAGAATTCCGAACGAAGTGAAGGGCATCAATCGGGTGGTATACGACGTCTCGTCGAAGCCGCCCGCGACGATCGAATGGGAATAG
- a CDS encoding inositol monophosphatase family protein, producing the protein MSTERSTKTSRPRSPFDARGLARLARRAGAIAIDNAATTSGTRPPAERVTRAIESWISREAQTSQPRTRVALTHETGPLPKADWVLSVDAIDGLDAYLAGLPTWAVSLGLLYRGEPFSAAVYAPALRDLYVASSGTLRWQGRAVTADATKEPSRFVLGTGLEKRSILRLRRRREAEGPIFYHACLVARGAAEGAVLGRLNHRQAATLAALLGPVGGELVSVRTGKPLDLTSLLLGRSTRDPILATGAGRAEALFSRLKK; encoded by the coding sequence ATGTCGACTGAGCGCAGTACCAAGACGAGTCGTCCGAGGAGCCCTTTCGACGCAAGAGGCCTCGCGCGCCTGGCACGCCGCGCCGGCGCCATCGCGATCGACAACGCAGCGACGACTTCGGGGACCCGTCCACCGGCCGAACGGGTGACGCGTGCCATCGAATCGTGGATCTCCCGCGAAGCTCAAACCAGCCAGCCACGAACGCGGGTGGCGCTCACTCACGAGACCGGCCCCCTCCCCAAGGCCGACTGGGTCTTGTCGGTCGATGCGATCGACGGGCTCGACGCATACCTCGCGGGCCTGCCCACGTGGGCCGTCTCGTTGGGCCTGTTGTATCGGGGCGAACCGTTCTCTGCGGCCGTCTACGCACCCGCGCTCCGCGATCTCTATGTCGCGAGTTCCGGAACCCTCCGATGGCAGGGGCGCGCCGTCACTGCGGATGCCACGAAGGAGCCCTCGCGCTTCGTGCTCGGGACCGGGCTCGAGAAGCGTTCGATCCTCCGACTGCGGCGACGCCGCGAGGCCGAAGGTCCGATTTTTTACCATGCGTGCCTGGTCGCACGGGGCGCCGCGGAAGGCGCCGTGCTCGGGCGTCTCAATCACCGCCAGGCGGCAACGCTGGCCGCGCTTCTTGGGCCGGTCGGGGGCGAACTCGTGTCCGTGCGCACCGGCAAGCCGCTCGACCTCACGAGCCTGCTCCTCGGTCGGTCGACGCGCGACCCCATCCTTGCAACTGGGGCCGGTCGGGCCGAGGCGCTCTTCAGCCGGCTGAAGAAGTAG